The window GCGGCGGATGCCACGCTGGACGTGGAGGGCGACCTGGACCTGGAGCGCATGCGCACCAGCGGCTTCACCGCCAAGGCCCGGGACGTGGACCTGTCCAAGCTGGTGGCGGAGGGGCCGAAGACGAACCTGCACGCGGACCTCGTCGCGCGCGGCGGGGGCACCCGCGTGGAGACGCTGGACGGCGAGGTGGACCTCACCGTCTCCCCTTCCGAGTACCAGGGCCAGCCGCTGGGCCCGGTGGAGCTGGAGGCCAGCGCGAAGAACGGCCAGTTCGTGCTGTCCCGCCTTCAAGTCTTGCTGCCGGGCGCGTCGCTGCGGGCCAAGGGCCAGGGCACCACGGAGGCCATGCGCGTGGACGGCGGCCTCACCGCGGGCAACCTGTCGCTGCTGTCGCAGGCGCTGTCGAAGCTGCTGCCGGGCACCGTCCCGGCGATGTCCGGCAGCGGCACCCTGGACTTCGTCGTGGAGGGCCCGCTGCGCACCCCGGGCCTGGAGGCACACGGCGGCTTCGCCTCGTTCGCGTATGGCCCGGACCTGGCGCTGAAGGACCTCACCGTGAGGGTGGAGCTGCCGGACGTCACGCGGCCGCTCGACACGGACGCCACCCTCGTCGTGGCCGAGCTGCGCACCGGCGGGCGCACCTTCAAGGACCTGGCGGCCACCATCACCACGAAGCAGCGCGAGCTGGACGCCACCGTGCGCGTGCACGGCGACGCGCAGCTGGGCCTCGTGCTGGGCGGGACGGTGGACGAGGACGGCCAGGGGCTGGCGGTGCAGGCGCTGACGCTGTCCTGGCCGGAGGCCACCTGGGCGCTGCGCAGCCCCACGCACGTGGGCTTCGGCGGAGGCCGCATCGAAGTCGAGCCCGCGCTGACGCTCGAGTCCGGCGGGCAGACGCTGTCGCTGCTCGGCTCCAAGGAGGGCGAGCGGGTGACGGCGCGCGTGGAGCTGGGCGCGTTCGACTTGACGAAGCTGCCGCGTGCCTTCGTCCCGGAGTCGCTCGGGCTGGGCGGCACGGTGACGGGCCACGTGGCCGCGCGCGGGCGGCTGCCCCGGCCAGAGGCGGAGGCAAAGCTCCGCTGGGACGATGGGCGCGCGAGCGGCTACGAGGGACTCCAGGCGACGCTGGACGGGCGCTACGTGAAGGACCGCGCCACCGGCCAGCTCACCGCCAACCTGCCCGTGGCGCGGCTGGAGGCGGAGTTCAGCGTGCCGGTGCAGGGGGTGCTGAAGCGCCGCAGGGACGAGCTGTCCGTTACGTTGGACCTGAAGAGCCTGGACATCGCCGGGGCCATGAAGCTGGCGAAGCAGCCGCCGGGCCCGAGCGGCCAGCTGTCCGGGACGCTGGTGGTGAAGGGCCCTGCCCGCGAGCCGCGGCTGGACTTCACCCTGAACGGCAAGGACATCCTCTACCAGGTGCCGCCGCCCGGCTTCTCGCTGAAGCAGCCGCTGGCCTTCACGCTGACCGCGAACTCGGACGAGAAGGACCAGACGCTGGACGCGCGCCTGGAGGTGCAGGGCCTGGCCCAGCAGACCTACGTCGCGCTGCGCACGCCCTTCACGCTGGGCGGCCTGCTGGCGAAGCCACCCACGGCCGACGAGGTCTTCTCGACGGCGCTGCAGGTGGAGGCCCGCGTGGCCGAGCTGCCGCTCACCCTGCTCCAGGGCATGAGCGGCGTGGAGAACCCGGGCGGCACGGTGTCCGCGCAGCTCGACTTCAACGGCTCGGTGCTGGTGCCGCAGGCGAAGCTGGGCATGCAGGCGAAGGACGCCACCGCCAACGGGCTGCCGCCCCTGAGCGGGGAGCTCAGCGTCACGGGCGGAGAGAAGGACGTGCGCATCTCGCTGGACGCGCGGCGCCAGCAGGGCCCGCTGGCGAGTCTTGAGGCCACGCTGCTGGCGCCGCTGGGCGCGCTGCAGGACCGTGAAGTCTATGGCCACATCCCCTTCCGCATCCGCGGCCGGCTGATGCCGGTGTCGATACAGGAGCTGCCCGGACTGGCCCGGACCACGCCCACCACGCCGCCGTCCCCCGGCACCGCCCCCCAGGGCTTCCAGGGCGTGCTGGCCATGGAGGTGGCCGCGCGCGGCACGCTGGACACGCCGGAGCTGGACCTCACCGCCGGCATGCAGAAGCTGGGCGTGGGCAACCTGGGGCTGGGCCAGGCGCGCCTGCACTACACCTACAAGGACACGCGCTCCGCCTTCGACGCCATGCTCACCGCGCCCTCGGGCGGCACCTTCCTGGCGACGGGCGGCGTGGACCTGGACGTGTCGCTGCCCGCCCTGCGCAACGGCCTGCAGTACACGCGCGCGCCGCTGAAGGTGACGCTCAAGGCCCGCGACTTCGACCCGTCCTTCCTCTCCGGCGCCACGGAGATGGTGCGCACCCTGGGCGGCCTGGTGCAGGCGGATGCGACGCTCGGCGGCACCCTGGGCGCGCCCACCTTCCAGGGCAACCTGGCGTGGAAGGACGGCAGGCTCGGGCTGATGGGCCTGGGCGAGTACCGCGCCATCCAGCTCGCGCTGGAGGCGAGCCGCGAGTCCATCGCGCTGAAGACGCTGTCGGCGGAAGCCGGCAGCGGCTCGCTGAAGCTGGAGGCGCCGCTGACGGCGGTGCGCACCCGCGACGGCGAGTACGAGCTGTCCAGCCCCGAGGGGAGCAAGAACCCGCTGGTGGCGCAGGACTTCCCCATCATCTTCGACGACCAGCTGATGGCGGTGGTGAGCATGCGCGGGAGGATAGAGGGCACGCTGTCCGAGCGGCTCGTCAACCTGCGCAACGTCTCCATCCCCGAGGCCACCATCGTGCTGCCGGAGTTGAAGCGCAAGGACCTGCAGCCGCTGGAGCGGCCCGAGGATGTCGTCCTCGTCCGCAACGGCGTGCCCGTGGAGCGGCGCCGACGCCGGCAGCAGCAGCAGGAGCAGGCCGCGCCCGGCACGCCCGCGGCTCCGGTGGAGCAGCCCGCGAGCCCCGGCACCGGCACCAGCACCGCCGTGGGTGGCAGCGGCGAGGAGGCGCTCGACGAGGAGGAGCAGGAAGGCGAGCAGGAGGCGCCGCTGCGCACGTACTGGGTGAACGTGAATGCGCCGCGCAACATCTGGGTGAAGGGCTCGGACGTGAACGCGGAGCTCGGGCTGTCCGAGGACTTCCGCGTCGAGTACACGGACGTGGCGCGGATGTTCGGCGAGGTGCGCGTGCTGCGCGGGCGGGTGGACGTGCTGGGCCGCCGCTTCGACATCCAGCGCGACAGCCAGATTCGCTTCACCGGCCCGCCGGTGGTGCCGTACATCAACGTCACCGCCGAGCACCGCAACGACAACGCGAAGGTCACCGTCTACGTCACCATCCGTGGCCAGGGCCGGGACATCACCCTCAAGCCCACCAGCGACCCGCCGCTGCCGGAGTCGGAAATCTACACGCTGCTCGCCACCGGCCGCCGCACGCTGGAGCGCGGCTCCGGTGCGTCCATGACGGCCAGCGCCCAGGCCGCCTCCGTGGTGGGCTCGCTGGTCGCCAACGAGGCGCGCAAGGCGCTCGCCGCGAAGCTGCCGCTGGACGTGCTCTCCATCGAGGCCGGTGACTCGGGGCTCGCCGGCACCAAGCTGGAGGTGGGCACGTACGTGACGGATAAAATCTACGTGGGCTACACCGGCCGCGTGGGCGCCAACCTCCAGCAGGGAGAGAACGCCAACGCCGTGCGCTTCGAGTACCAGTTCGGCCCGCGCTGGAGCCTGGAAGGCCAGTACGGCGACGCGCGCTCGGGCGGCCTGGACCTCATCTGGAGCAAGGAGTATTGACGCCCGGGGCTCCCGTCCTCCTGGGACGGGAGCCGGGGGACGGCGCTACAGCGCGTACAGCTCGAAGCACGTGCCCACGGGGCCCGAGCCGGTGGTGGGCGCGTCGGGAGCGCTCTGCCACGCGCCCTCCACGCCGCACTGGTGCCACTGCGAGTCACCCGAGGACTGCACGCAGGTGCGCGTGGGCACGGAGCGGCCCAGCGTGGCGGAGGAGCACCACGGGTAGGACACCGTGCACGTCGTGGGCTTGGTGGTGGTGCCCGCGGTGAACGCGCCGGACACGCACTGCCGCCAGATGGCGTCGGACGAGCTCTGCACGCAGCCGTTCTCCGGCACCGTGGTGCCCGCCGTCTCGGAGAAGCAGCCAGCCGTGGGGCTGCCCCAGTTGTAGGCCGTCTTGTAGCGGTCGAAGATGACGCGCACGAGCGACGAGCCGCCCACCGTGGTGCGGCCGCACTGGATGGCGTACGCGCCCACCCAGGGCGTGTACGTGTAGAGCGCCGCCGTGGCCTTGTTGACCGGCTTCACCGAGCACGGGTCCGACGTCGACTTCGTCACGCCCACCTTCCACCCGGAGACGGTGGGCCGGCCCGCGTCCAGGTCCGTGAGGTAGCCGCGCAGCTTCTTCGCCGAGCAGTCGATCTGCTTGCCGAAGCCCACGTACTGCGCATCACAGCCGCTGGTGTCCGGACAGCCGCAGCCGGTGGCCTTGCTCAGGTTGTTGGAGGTGCCGCTCTGCACCAGGCTGGACTCCACCTGGATGCGCGCCAGCATGTACAGCGGGCTGATTCCGTACAGCTTGGAACGCTCGACGATGAGCGCGGCGGCCGTCTTGTTGCTGAAGGCCGGGTCCTTGTAGGTGGCCAGGTACGAGCCGTTCTGCTGCAGGAACGCCTGCACCTGCGCCGTGGTGATCCACTGGCCGCCGGTGATGTCCGTGTCCTCCAGCAGTCGGTGCATGTCGTACTTCGTCGTGGCCTCCAGCAGCACCTGGCCGGTCAGCTCGTCGATGACGGGGGCCTCCGTGTCCTCCACGGGACCACAGCCGACCGCCGCCAGCACGGGCACCAGGAGCATCCACAATCGCGTCTTCATTCGTCCTCAGAGGGGGAGAGAGGGGAGCCCCTGCGTCTAGTCGGGGCTTGGCGCAGTTCTCAAGAAATTCTTGATTTTAAAGAATGGCGGATTGTTGAGTCCCGGCTGGACGCGACGTCGCGGGTGCCCGTGGCCCTGCCGGGGTAGCGTTTCGGGTGCCATGTGGACCCCTTCCTCGACTCGGTTGAAGCGACTCCTTCCCCTCACCCTCGGCCTGCTGGTGCTGGCGGGCTGCTCCAGCGCGGACGCCGACACGCCGATGCCCGGTGGCGACGCGGGCGTCGATGCGGGTACGAGCCCGGGGACGGACTCGGGCACGGACGCCGGGACGGGTGGAGGCACCGATGCGGGCACGGACGCCGGGACAGGCGGGGGCACCGATGCGGGCACGGACCCCACGGCCTGCCTGGGCGAGTCCTTCCTGGAGTCGCTGGGCAAGGACCGGCTGCTGGTGGGAGCGCAGATGGAGGACTCCACCGCGGCCAGCGTGCCCTTCGACATCCACTACCTGTACCTGGCGAGCGGCCTCACGGACGCGGCCACTGTCTGCACCGCGTGCAACTCGAGCTGCGTGGCCCAGGGCACCACGTGCGCGAGCGGCGGGTGCCCCTGGTGGGGCTGCTGGCAGGACCTCTCCCAGAGCCCGGGCGACTACGTGCGCGGCTTCGTCACGCGGACCCGCGGGCGCAACCAGCTTCCCTTCATCACCTACTACCAGCAGCTCCTGGGGAGCCAGCGGGGCGAGGGCGCGGAGCAGCTGCAGGCGCTCAATGAAGTGGCCTTCATGCGGCGCTACTTCAATGACTATCGCTTCGCCCTGCAGCAGGTGGGCACGGCGCCGGCGCTGCTCCACCTGGAGCCGGACCTGTGGGGCTACCTGCAGTTCAACTCCAACGGTGACCCGACCCGGGTGGCGGCGCAGGTGGCCTCCGCCAACGCGACGGATTGCGCCGGGCAGGCGAACAACGCCTCGGGCCTGGGCCGCTGCATGATTGCCATGGCGCGCAAGTACGCGCCCAACGCGAAGGTGGGCCTGCATGCCAGCCCGTGGGCCACGCGCATCGACGTGTATGCGAACACGAATGCCTCGTTCGACGTGGCGGGCGAGGCCCGGAAGGTGGCCGACTTCCTGTTGTTCGTGGGGGCGGCAGACTCGGACTTCGTCGTGGTGGAGGCGGCCGACCGCGACGCGGGCTGGTACGAGGTCCGGCGGGGCGAAGACACCTGGTGGGACGCGAGCAACGCCACCCTGCCCCACTTCCGCCAGGCCTTCACCTGGGTGAAGGCCCTCTCCGAGCGGATGAACAAGCCGAGCTTCTGGTGGCAGCTGCCGGTGGGCAACCCGGGCCTGTCGAACTCGGGCCAGAGCTGGCGGGACAACCGCGTGGACTACTTCTTCGCGCACACGGCCGAGCTGGCCGCCGCGCACTCCGTGGGCTTCGCCTTCGGCGCGGGCAATGACGAGACGACCACGCCGGAGACGGACAACGGCAACCTGGCGGCTCGCGTCCGGGCCTACAAGCAGGCCGGTGGTCAGCGGCTGTGCACGCCGTAGCCACGTGAGGCGCGCGGGCCACCAGCGGATGCGGTGGCTCGCGGGGCCGAGGCAGCTTCAGGACGCAGTGGGCCCGACCTGCCCGCCAGATGCGGGTACGGGCACCCGCCA of the Pyxidicoccus xibeiensis genome contains:
- a CDS encoding translocation/assembly module TamB; protein product: MSNRTRWGRRLLWGLVGLVGLVVLVVVGALVYLTSAGGEAWLVRKGVALANEQLSGRLELGGLDISPGGVVLTGLKLYDPEGELVAEIARVDARARLGSLARQHVDLTSVKVERPRLYLAQDERGLNLSRALEPKNPKPEEPSQGRGTLRVDLRDLVLEDGYVDFRQEVEEGPERQVRIEDLDATGNAHYAAATQGFGATLEATSGLTRPVAGPVRLSFKGGGEEGALKADVDLEAAGLVLDADADVTLPPEPAPGQPEGKLKAAVVLRRLSAPPELLKGFVPTWPLLVPVSLEGQASLDGDLARVDALAKAADATLDVEGDLDLERMRTSGFTAKARDVDLSKLVAEGPKTNLHADLVARGGGTRVETLDGEVDLTVSPSEYQGQPLGPVELEASAKNGQFVLSRLQVLLPGASLRAKGQGTTEAMRVDGGLTAGNLSLLSQALSKLLPGTVPAMSGSGTLDFVVEGPLRTPGLEAHGGFASFAYGPDLALKDLTVRVELPDVTRPLDTDATLVVAELRTGGRTFKDLAATITTKQRELDATVRVHGDAQLGLVLGGTVDEDGQGLAVQALTLSWPEATWALRSPTHVGFGGGRIEVEPALTLESGGQTLSLLGSKEGERVTARVELGAFDLTKLPRAFVPESLGLGGTVTGHVAARGRLPRPEAEAKLRWDDGRASGYEGLQATLDGRYVKDRATGQLTANLPVARLEAEFSVPVQGVLKRRRDELSVTLDLKSLDIAGAMKLAKQPPGPSGQLSGTLVVKGPAREPRLDFTLNGKDILYQVPPPGFSLKQPLAFTLTANSDEKDQTLDARLEVQGLAQQTYVALRTPFTLGGLLAKPPTADEVFSTALQVEARVAELPLTLLQGMSGVENPGGTVSAQLDFNGSVLVPQAKLGMQAKDATANGLPPLSGELSVTGGEKDVRISLDARRQQGPLASLEATLLAPLGALQDREVYGHIPFRIRGRLMPVSIQELPGLARTTPTTPPSPGTAPQGFQGVLAMEVAARGTLDTPELDLTAGMQKLGVGNLGLGQARLHYTYKDTRSAFDAMLTAPSGGTFLATGGVDLDVSLPALRNGLQYTRAPLKVTLKARDFDPSFLSGATEMVRTLGGLVQADATLGGTLGAPTFQGNLAWKDGRLGLMGLGEYRAIQLALEASRESIALKTLSAEAGSGSLKLEAPLTAVRTRDGEYELSSPEGSKNPLVAQDFPIIFDDQLMAVVSMRGRIEGTLSERLVNLRNVSIPEATIVLPELKRKDLQPLERPEDVVLVRNGVPVERRRRRQQQQEQAAPGTPAAPVEQPASPGTGTSTAVGGSGEEALDEEEQEGEQEAPLRTYWVNVNAPRNIWVKGSDVNAELGLSEDFRVEYTDVARMFGEVRVLRGRVDVLGRRFDIQRDSQIRFTGPPVVPYINVTAEHRNDNAKVTVYVTIRGQGRDITLKPTSDPPLPESEIYTLLATGRRTLERGSGASMTASAQAASVVGSLVANEARKALAAKLPLDVLSIEAGDSGLAGTKLEVGTYVTDKIYVGYTGRVGANLQQGENANAVRFEYQFGPRWSLEGQYGDARSGGLDLIWSKEY